A stretch of Sphingorhabdus sp. YGSMI21 DNA encodes these proteins:
- a CDS encoding GntR family transcriptional regulator: MTDKTVALRQSKELSGGKPKSLIERAYRDLGEDIVHGTFPPGSKIKLEPLSARYGVSTGTIREALSLLVSDGLVVANAQRGFSVAPMSIEDFQDLVNTRLLLEVSAFQASIANGGDDWEGRVVQAFHQLTLAEQRLDEAGEDTFGHWEMRNREFHEALVSACDSMWTLRFRDILYRQSERYRRLTYTSRQNPGQLVHAEHKKIFDLALSRKSQDAVDALVDHISSAVSFAKVSQILPTSDIEVSFRKFNNSEYTDIHNRS; encoded by the coding sequence ATGACCGATAAAACAGTTGCACTGCGGCAGAGTAAGGAGCTTTCGGGTGGCAAACCCAAGAGCTTGATCGAGCGTGCATACCGTGATCTCGGCGAAGATATTGTGCACGGGACGTTTCCTCCTGGATCAAAGATAAAGTTGGAACCACTTAGCGCGCGCTATGGTGTCAGCACGGGGACGATCCGCGAGGCATTGTCTCTCCTTGTATCGGACGGCTTGGTTGTCGCCAATGCGCAACGCGGTTTTTCCGTTGCTCCGATGTCAATCGAGGATTTTCAGGACTTGGTGAATACACGGCTGCTGCTCGAAGTTTCCGCCTTTCAGGCAAGTATTGCCAACGGGGGTGACGATTGGGAAGGGCGTGTAGTGCAAGCCTTTCATCAATTAACCTTGGCTGAGCAACGTCTAGATGAGGCGGGAGAGGATACTTTTGGCCATTGGGAGATGCGGAACCGTGAATTTCACGAAGCTCTAGTTTCTGCTTGCGACTCTATGTGGACATTGCGTTTTCGAGATATCCTATACCGGCAATCCGAAAGATATCGTCGCCTGACATATACTTCACGGCAGAACCCAGGACAATTAGTACATGCCGAACATAAAAAAATATTTGATCTAGCACTATCGCGAAAGTCTCAGGATGCTGTTGATGCTTTAGTTGACCATATTAGTTCAGCTGTCTCATTTGCCAAGGTAAGTCAAATACTTCCTACATCGGATATAGAAGTTTCTTTTAGGAAATTTAACAATAGCGAATACACGGATATTCACAATAGATCGTAA
- a CDS encoding nitronate monooxygenase, producing MAAAWARSGTLALVGGGYGELEWVRREYCIAVSKLVAIPSGLSRLGCGFITWRLAQDGSAFDWLLDQQAKPAAVMLSFGDPTPWIKRLADRGIPAICQIQRADQLKAVLDAGASIVVAQGSEAGGHGMNSSLGRGTFTLVPELADILAGVSPNTLLIAAGGISDGRGLAASLMLGADGAMIGSRAWATLESMASIRAKQVALATTGDETIRSGIFDILRGKSWPRPYDFRALRNSIHREWEGRETALLANPNEARHGYEQAVKAEDYDLAHIPIGECVGSINDIPSSAELITRIVDDAIKRLSH from the coding sequence TTGGCAGCCGCGTGGGCCCGTTCTGGAACACTCGCGCTGGTTGGCGGCGGCTATGGTGAACTTGAGTGGGTTAGGCGCGAATACTGCATTGCGGTAAGCAAACTGGTGGCAATACCGAGCGGCCTTTCCCGCCTTGGCTGCGGATTCATTACCTGGAGGCTGGCACAGGATGGCAGCGCCTTCGATTGGCTGCTGGATCAGCAGGCGAAGCCTGCGGCAGTCATGCTATCATTCGGTGATCCAACCCCCTGGATAAAACGCCTCGCGGATCGTGGCATACCAGCTATTTGCCAGATTCAGCGTGCCGACCAACTCAAGGCAGTGTTAGACGCGGGCGCCTCCATCGTTGTCGCGCAAGGCAGTGAGGCCGGAGGCCACGGAATGAATTCCTCGCTGGGGCGGGGCACCTTCACTCTTGTGCCGGAGCTTGCCGATATCCTTGCCGGCGTTTCCCCCAATACACTGCTCATCGCAGCAGGAGGCATCAGTGACGGACGAGGGCTCGCCGCTAGCCTGATGCTGGGTGCGGATGGTGCCATGATCGGCAGCCGTGCTTGGGCAACACTGGAAAGCATGGCTTCAATCAGGGCAAAGCAGGTTGCCCTCGCCACAACGGGTGATGAGACCATTCGGAGCGGCATATTCGACATATTGCGAGGAAAATCCTGGCCGAGGCCATATGACTTTCGCGCCCTGCGAAACTCGATTCATCGCGAATGGGAGGGGCGTGAAACGGCGCTCTTGGCCAATCCCAATGAAGCTAGGCATGGATATGAACAAGCTGTCAAAGCGGAGGACTACGACTTGGCTCACATCCCGATTGGCGAATGTGTCGGCTCAATCAATGATATACCTTCGAGTGCGGAGTTAATTACTCGCATTGTTGATGATGCGATTAAGAGGCTCTCGCACTGA
- a CDS encoding aromatic-ring-hydroxylating dioxygenase subunit beta encodes MTHKKEIGIKDLILQHEIEQYYYREATLLDDRDHSSWFELLHEDIRYFMPIRTNRIQREGALEYTRDDEYAHFDDTYDMLRGRIRKLQADVGWSENPASRTRHIIGNVVLNSVSDLGILNVSSSFILYRNRLERQVDIFAGYRQDELIPVNEDVHYKIRNRTIYIDQSTILSNNLSIFF; translated from the coding sequence ATGACACACAAAAAGGAAATTGGAATCAAGGATTTGATCCTTCAGCATGAAATTGAACAATACTACTACAGAGAAGCCACTCTGCTTGATGATCGCGATCATTCTTCTTGGTTTGAATTACTGCATGAAGACATTCGTTATTTCATGCCAATAAGAACGAACAGAATTCAACGTGAAGGTGCGCTCGAATACACACGAGATGATGAATATGCACATTTTGACGATACCTACGACATGTTGCGAGGGCGAATTCGCAAACTGCAAGCTGATGTAGGCTGGTCGGAAAACCCTGCATCCCGAACTCGCCACATTATCGGTAATGTTGTTCTAAATTCAGTATCAGATTTAGGGATTTTGAACGTTTCTTCTTCATTTATTCTTTATCGCAATCGCCTTGAGCGGCAAGTCGATATTTTTGCTGGTTATCGGCAAGACGAGCTAATTCCCGTAAATGAAGATGTTCATTATAAAATAAGGAATAGAACAATTTACATCGATCAAAGTACTATTCTTTCAAATAATCTCAGTATTTTCTTTTAG
- a CDS encoding ketopantoate reductase C-terminal domain-containing protein, which produces MVFVASSPDDGTRSMMRDLEAGRRSEYGGLTGAVVRMAAEIGLDVAVFKKAGAMIRERSLLL; this is translated from the coding sequence CTGGTTTTCGTCGCGAGCTCTCCTGATGATGGAACGAGATCCATGATGCGGGACCTCGAAGCCGGGCGGCGTTCAGAATACGGCGGTCTCACCGGTGCGGTTGTCCGCATGGCTGCCGAGATAGGCTTGGATGTCGCCGTGTTCAAAAAGGCTGGGGCGATGATTCGTGAACGCAGCCTCCTTCTCTGA
- a CDS encoding TonB-dependent receptor yields MKPVLSPNARLQSAVRLAKIGLMASVLIPSSTFAQAIENGDGNAEVAADDTPFGEIVVTAQKRDQNTQDIGIAIAAFGAGQMEALGVVDVKDIATLVPGFTVAKSFRGPPIYTLRGVGFNTPNMSTSSPVGVYLDEIAYPYPIMTEGLSLDLSRVEVLKGPQGTLYGRNTTGGLINSIANKPTSDQSGEVKLSAGSYQSYGVEGFLNGGIAPNLNARLAFDIQRADKGWQVSVTHGQRLGKVDKAAARFSLGWEPSDSAKFLLTANWWKDKSDTQAGQSIAAFPRGLIAFLGLNTPAEWQAAAPGLGLPTEIFSQSYTPTSGKQANWVIQNLPWGGMNGGGNNFTPAPLDFRKNNEMLSFALRGEVNVTDAIKLTSLTSYAHFTRHEGYDTGGWDIENLIGLGEGSIKSFSQELRLSGDSDRLHWVAGAFFARDKIRENDKSWGATISTVALVRTFGLLSAPPSTTTAQLEDIQWGFRDWENLINQTVTSKAVFGQVEYKLNDQLNLTFGMRYTKDKAEFSGCSKDQGDNSIAASWNAFFNYATPFGANVQPGGCVTYLADLVPFGVNAQGMVSKVLDEDNLSGRIALDYHVNDDVLIYASAARGFKSGAFPNINANVAPQYDPAKQEEVRAFEVGIKTSPARGMIFNTSAFYYDYRDKQLFVNTPDPVYVTLNSIKNIPKSHIFGIEGELSVPLFRGLDARVTATYLNAKIDTYSGFNDFGQARDFAGASFPFTPKFQLNGTLTYGFDVGPNLNARLTANGRYSSSSRGDLEGDPLFRIDGYPLFDTNLAVMTNDDNYQFDLFVRNIGNKYYWNSVQLPLDSLVRYAGMPRTWGVSFKAKF; encoded by the coding sequence ATGAAACCAGTTCTATCGCCCAATGCACGACTGCAATCGGCTGTGAGGCTCGCCAAAATTGGCTTGATGGCTTCGGTGTTAATCCCGTCTTCGACATTCGCGCAGGCCATAGAAAACGGTGACGGCAACGCGGAGGTGGCCGCAGATGATACGCCATTTGGCGAGATCGTTGTGACCGCTCAAAAGCGTGATCAAAACACTCAGGATATAGGCATTGCAATTGCTGCGTTCGGCGCAGGCCAGATGGAAGCCCTTGGGGTCGTTGATGTCAAGGACATTGCCACCCTTGTGCCTGGCTTCACCGTAGCCAAATCATTCCGCGGACCTCCGATCTATACATTGCGAGGAGTCGGTTTCAACACTCCCAACATGTCTACTTCTTCTCCCGTCGGCGTCTACCTTGACGAAATTGCATATCCCTACCCGATCATGACAGAGGGTCTGTCGCTCGACCTCAGTCGGGTTGAAGTTCTGAAAGGCCCTCAAGGCACATTGTATGGCCGGAACACGACGGGTGGTCTGATCAACAGTATCGCCAACAAACCAACTTCCGATCAGAGTGGCGAAGTCAAACTGTCTGCTGGCAGCTACCAATCGTATGGGGTGGAAGGGTTCCTTAATGGCGGAATCGCTCCAAATCTCAATGCGCGTCTGGCGTTCGATATCCAGCGCGCTGATAAGGGTTGGCAGGTCAGCGTCACCCACGGCCAGCGTCTTGGCAAGGTGGACAAGGCTGCAGCACGTTTTTCATTAGGTTGGGAACCTTCGGACAGCGCCAAATTCCTGCTTACCGCAAATTGGTGGAAAGATAAATCCGACACTCAGGCGGGGCAATCAATTGCCGCGTTCCCCAGAGGGCTCATTGCGTTTCTCGGACTGAACACACCAGCCGAATGGCAGGCTGCAGCACCGGGTTTAGGGCTGCCCACTGAAATTTTCAGCCAGTCTTACACGCCGACCAGTGGAAAGCAGGCAAATTGGGTCATACAAAATCTTCCATGGGGCGGTATGAATGGAGGGGGGAATAATTTCACCCCGGCTCCACTCGATTTCCGCAAGAATAATGAAATGCTGTCATTTGCGTTGCGCGGTGAGGTAAATGTCACGGACGCCATCAAGCTGACATCACTTACCAGCTATGCTCATTTCACTCGACATGAAGGGTATGATACGGGCGGCTGGGATATCGAAAACCTGATTGGTCTGGGCGAAGGCTCGATCAAGTCCTTCTCTCAGGAATTACGGCTCAGCGGCGATTCTGACCGCTTGCATTGGGTCGCAGGTGCCTTCTTTGCTCGTGACAAGATTCGCGAGAATGACAAAAGTTGGGGTGCAACTATTAGTACGGTCGCTCTGGTCAGAACCTTCGGCCTGTTATCCGCACCGCCCAGTACCACGACAGCTCAGTTGGAAGACATTCAATGGGGTTTTCGCGACTGGGAAAACCTGATCAATCAGACGGTCACGTCCAAAGCCGTGTTTGGTCAGGTAGAATACAAACTAAACGATCAACTCAATCTCACCTTTGGGATGCGCTATACCAAGGACAAGGCTGAATTTTCGGGCTGCTCGAAGGATCAGGGCGATAACAGCATTGCCGCTTCCTGGAATGCATTTTTCAATTATGCGACACCATTCGGGGCAAATGTGCAACCCGGCGGATGTGTGACTTATCTCGCTGATCTTGTGCCCTTCGGGGTCAATGCCCAGGGCATGGTGAGCAAGGTACTGGACGAAGACAATCTCTCTGGTCGCATTGCTTTGGATTATCATGTCAACGACGACGTACTGATTTACGCATCGGCAGCGCGAGGCTTCAAGTCTGGGGCTTTTCCCAATATCAATGCAAACGTCGCACCGCAGTATGATCCGGCAAAGCAGGAAGAGGTTCGCGCTTTCGAGGTTGGGATCAAGACCAGCCCGGCTCGAGGCATGATCTTCAACACATCAGCATTCTACTATGACTACCGTGACAAGCAGTTGTTTGTGAATACTCCTGATCCTGTCTACGTGACTTTGAATAGTATCAAGAACATTCCGAAATCACATATCTTCGGTATCGAAGGTGAACTCTCCGTGCCGTTGTTCAGGGGATTGGATGCCAGGGTTACTGCTACCTATCTTAACGCGAAGATCGACACTTATTCAGGTTTCAATGATTTTGGTCAAGCAAGGGATTTTGCAGGGGCTAGCTTCCCTTTCACGCCAAAATTTCAGCTGAATGGTACGCTGACTTATGGCTTTGATGTTGGGCCTAACCTCAATGCGCGTTTGACTGCGAATGGCCGCTATTCAAGCTCGTCTCGCGGCGATCTTGAGGGTGATCCTTTGTTCAGGATCGACGGCTACCCACTGTTCGATACTAACCTTGCCGTCATGACCAATGATGACAATTACCAATTCGATCTGTTCGTGCGCAATATTGGGAACAAATACTACTGGAACAGCGTGCAACTGCCCTTGGATAGCTTGGTACGCTATGCCGGAATGCCGCGGACCTGGGGCGTTTCGTTTAAGGCTAAGTTCTAA
- a CDS encoding aromatic ring-hydroxylating dioxygenase subunit alpha: MSSERKKDFIHSSWTTEGLLSLVDNDSGLIDPRIYTDENIYELEQERIFARSWILLGHESHLPKAGDYMTSYIGEDPVVVVRQKDKSIKVFLNQCRHRGMRICRVDGGNAKAFTCTYHGWAYDIGGKLVNVPYEQEAFINGLDKEEWSPLQARVETYKGLIFANWDPEAPTLKEYLSDATFYMDHMLDRTEAGTVAIGGIQKWIIPCNWKFAAEQFCSDMYHAGTVSHLSGVLAGLPPEMELSDAKIPTIGHQFRAEWGGHGTGFYVGEPGMLLAIMGPIVTEYWTNSAHSRKAAERLGSAERAQELMAQHMTVFPTCSFLPGINTIRTWQPRGPNETEVWAWTIVDADAPDDIKEEFRRQTLRTFSAGGVFEQDDGENWCEIQSVLRGHKAKSRPLNAQMGMGGKFDENDKYPGRVGYVYNEEAARGMYAQWRRMMTEADWRTLAPKEVLKRMAPDQS, from the coding sequence ATGTCATCGGAAAGAAAAAAAGATTTCATTCATTCGTCATGGACTACTGAAGGTCTTTTATCGCTCGTAGACAATGATAGCGGCCTGATCGACCCTCGGATTTATACCGATGAAAATATCTACGAGCTTGAGCAAGAACGGATTTTTGCGCGCTCATGGATTCTTCTGGGCCATGAAAGTCACCTGCCCAAGGCAGGCGACTACATGACGTCCTATATCGGCGAGGACCCGGTGGTGGTGGTCCGTCAGAAGGACAAGTCGATCAAGGTCTTCCTTAATCAGTGCCGGCATCGCGGCATGCGCATCTGCCGTGTGGATGGTGGCAATGCAAAGGCCTTTACCTGCACCTATCACGGCTGGGCCTACGATATCGGCGGCAAGTTGGTCAATGTTCCTTATGAACAGGAAGCCTTTATCAATGGCCTCGACAAGGAAGAATGGAGCCCTCTTCAGGCTCGCGTCGAGACCTACAAGGGTCTGATCTTCGCCAATTGGGATCCGGAAGCTCCGACGCTCAAGGAATATCTGAGCGATGCCACCTTCTATATGGATCATATGCTTGATCGCACCGAGGCCGGAACGGTAGCGATCGGGGGCATCCAGAAGTGGATCATTCCATGCAATTGGAAATTCGCCGCTGAGCAGTTCTGCAGCGACATGTATCACGCTGGCACGGTTTCGCACCTGTCCGGGGTTCTCGCGGGGTTGCCGCCTGAAATGGAACTCTCCGACGCCAAAATTCCAACAATTGGTCATCAATTTCGTGCGGAATGGGGCGGACACGGGACAGGCTTCTATGTTGGGGAACCTGGCATGTTATTGGCGATCATGGGGCCCATAGTGACCGAATATTGGACCAACAGCGCTCATTCAAGGAAAGCCGCCGAGCGTCTTGGAAGCGCAGAACGTGCGCAGGAGCTAATGGCACAGCACATGACAGTATTCCCGACGTGCTCGTTCCTGCCAGGCATCAATACCATCCGCACGTGGCAGCCACGCGGCCCCAATGAAACCGAAGTCTGGGCGTGGACGATTGTCGATGCCGATGCGCCGGACGATATCAAGGAAGAATTTCGACGACAGACGCTGAGGACCTTCTCCGCAGGGGGCGTGTTTGAGCAGGACGATGGCGAAAACTGGTGCGAGATTCAGTCCGTCCTGCGCGGCCACAAAGCGAAGAGCCGACCGCTCAATGCCCAGATGGGAATGGGCGGAAAATTCGACGAAAACGACAAATATCCGGGGCGCGTAGGGTATGTCTACAACGAAGAGGCCGCCCGTGGGATGTATGCGCAATGGCGCCGTATGATGACCGAAGCGGACTGGAGGACCTTGGCACCGAAGGAAGTTCTCAAGCGGATGGCGCCAGATCAATCGTAA
- a CDS encoding AMP-binding protein has protein sequence MSNYPATYEAWKTDADGFWAKAAESIDWIKQPTKNEIDEEGLALWFSDGTCNACWNAVDRHVLAGRGDDTALIYDSAILGISRTYTFSDLLDAVEVFSSVLRSHDVVKGDRVIIYMPMIAEAVIAMLACARLGAVHSVVFGGFAAHELSIRIEDAEPKVIVSASCGLEPNRVIAYKPLIDEAIANSLHKPRATIILQRPQLVCELDNDRDRDWDTEWAQALSRSDRPACVEVASIDPLYILYTSGTTGKPKGVVRQQGGYQVALVWSMKHIFDMAAGDVYWAASDLGWVVGHSYIVYGPLLAGCATVVFEGKPVFTPDAGTFWRVVSQHNVNLLFTAPTALRAIRKEDPEGRLPGDYDLSSLRAVYIGGERGDPSVIQWAEHALGIPVMDNWWQTETGWPMTANPIGLGALPVKYGSAAVPMPGYDIRILDPEGASVPVGHTGSIAVKLPLPPGALQTLWNDHPVFRKTYLSEFPGHYMTGDAGYVDEEGYVYIMSRTDDIINVAGHRLSTGTIEEAMSTVREVAECAVIGVTDAIKGEVPLGFCVVTDGSSARSKDICANAVSAVRNRIGPIATPRAILEVKQLPKTRSGKILRATIRKIANGEAWTIPPTIEDSSVLQEIVAVLARYGLPESQS, from the coding sequence ATGTCAAACTACCCCGCAACTTACGAGGCCTGGAAGACGGATGCCGATGGCTTCTGGGCCAAGGCTGCGGAGTCAATCGATTGGATCAAGCAGCCTACGAAAAACGAAATCGACGAAGAAGGTCTGGCCCTTTGGTTTTCCGATGGAACCTGCAATGCTTGCTGGAACGCGGTTGACCGGCATGTACTGGCGGGTCGCGGCGATGACACTGCGCTAATCTACGACAGTGCTATTCTGGGCATAAGCCGCACTTATACCTTTTCTGATCTCCTGGATGCGGTCGAAGTGTTTTCGTCGGTGTTGCGCAGCCATGACGTGGTGAAGGGTGATCGTGTCATTATCTATATGCCCATGATTGCCGAAGCGGTCATCGCCATGCTGGCATGTGCTCGCTTGGGGGCAGTCCATTCCGTTGTATTTGGCGGGTTCGCCGCGCATGAACTTTCCATTCGAATTGAAGATGCCGAGCCGAAAGTCATTGTCTCAGCATCCTGCGGGCTAGAGCCAAATCGCGTCATTGCCTACAAGCCGCTGATCGACGAGGCGATAGCTAACAGTCTTCACAAGCCCCGGGCAACAATAATTCTCCAACGCCCACAACTCGTTTGCGAACTGGATAACGATCGAGACCGTGACTGGGACACGGAATGGGCGCAAGCATTGTCGCGCAGTGACAGACCAGCCTGCGTGGAAGTAGCAAGTATAGACCCGCTTTACATTCTCTATACTTCAGGAACGACAGGAAAGCCCAAGGGGGTTGTCCGGCAGCAAGGCGGGTATCAGGTTGCCTTGGTCTGGTCGATGAAGCATATCTTCGACATGGCCGCAGGTGATGTCTATTGGGCAGCATCTGACTTGGGGTGGGTCGTTGGGCACTCTTATATTGTGTATGGCCCGTTGTTGGCTGGCTGTGCAACAGTGGTTTTTGAAGGAAAGCCGGTTTTCACTCCTGACGCCGGAACATTTTGGCGAGTGGTTTCTCAGCATAACGTCAACTTGCTATTTACGGCCCCTACAGCGCTGCGAGCCATCCGCAAGGAGGATCCGGAAGGTCGATTGCCAGGGGATTACGACCTTTCGTCGCTGCGGGCTGTCTACATCGGCGGCGAGCGGGGTGATCCTAGCGTAATCCAATGGGCGGAACATGCTCTTGGAATTCCAGTCATGGACAATTGGTGGCAGACCGAGACCGGTTGGCCAATGACTGCAAATCCTATTGGGTTAGGCGCTCTTCCTGTCAAATATGGCTCGGCCGCGGTACCCATGCCGGGGTATGATATCCGCATCCTTGATCCTGAAGGAGCGTCTGTTCCTGTCGGCCATACCGGTTCGATAGCGGTCAAATTACCCTTGCCGCCTGGTGCATTGCAGACCTTGTGGAACGACCACCCCGTCTTTCGCAAAACCTATCTTTCTGAATTTCCGGGGCACTACATGACCGGCGATGCCGGATATGTAGATGAGGAAGGTTATGTCTATATCATGAGCCGGACCGACGACATTATCAATGTTGCTGGGCACAGGCTTTCTACTGGTACGATCGAAGAAGCCATGTCTACCGTGCGCGAAGTCGCGGAATGCGCTGTGATCGGCGTTACAGACGCGATCAAAGGCGAAGTGCCGCTGGGTTTCTGCGTCGTTACGGATGGTTCATCGGCCAGGTCAAAAGATATCTGCGCAAATGCTGTGTCCGCAGTGCGTAATAGGATTGGCCCAATCGCAACGCCAAGGGCAATTCTCGAGGTAAAGCAACTGCCAAAGACCAGATCCGGAAAGATTTTGCGCGCAACGATCCGGAAAATTGCGAATGGGGAAGCTTGGACAATTCCGCCAACGATAGAAGACTCATCTGTCCTTCAAGAGATCGTTGCAGTTTTAGCCCGCTACGGCTTGCCAGAGTCGCAGTCATGA
- a CDS encoding TrbI/VirB10 family protein, whose protein sequence is MTGDGIDAHREELGQPEIEPRAATPDLKLRGEIPRVMRLSRKTIGIGSAVILTGIGGLFTYALQSTGDAPPTELYSDGGTNLPDGLSGAPKDYSQVPQLGPPLPGDLGAPILAAAQRGDIAELPPIGTPPPSQTDPTETARQLALQEREAARLSRLFLGGVNGSERGASAPTTPFDLRSALAANDTPSTATEEKPPTSGFLQRTGNRQTISSERLSMPVDPNIIQAGSIISAALITGIRSDLPGQITAQVTQNVYDSPTGRILLIPQGSRLIGEYDADVTFGQNRVLLVWDRLILPDGRSLVLNRQPGADTRGFAGLQDRTNYHWGNVIKAALISTLLGIGAETGSGSDHNLTRALRRGTQDGVNQAGQKIVSRELDIKPTLTIRPGFPVRVIVTRDLVLAPIGERR, encoded by the coding sequence ATGACGGGCGATGGCATTGATGCCCACCGTGAGGAGCTAGGGCAGCCCGAGATTGAACCGCGTGCCGCTACACCAGACCTGAAACTGCGCGGCGAGATTCCGCGCGTGATGCGGCTCTCACGCAAGACCATCGGTATCGGCAGTGCGGTCATATTAACCGGGATTGGCGGTCTGTTCACCTATGCTTTGCAATCGACGGGCGATGCCCCACCGACAGAGTTATATTCCGACGGCGGGACTAATCTTCCTGACGGTCTATCCGGCGCTCCCAAAGATTATAGTCAAGTGCCTCAGCTCGGGCCGCCGCTACCGGGCGATCTGGGCGCGCCGATTTTGGCAGCGGCGCAGCGCGGCGATATTGCAGAATTGCCGCCCATAGGCACACCGCCGCCGTCACAAACAGATCCCACTGAAACCGCACGGCAACTGGCGTTGCAGGAGCGCGAAGCGGCGCGTTTGAGCCGTTTGTTTCTGGGCGGGGTCAACGGGTCGGAGAGAGGAGCATCTGCCCCAACAACACCGTTCGACTTGCGCAGCGCTCTTGCTGCAAACGATACACCGTCAACAGCAACCGAAGAAAAACCGCCCACATCGGGCTTTCTGCAAAGAACAGGCAATCGACAAACCATTTCCAGCGAACGGTTGTCCATGCCGGTCGATCCGAACATCATTCAGGCTGGCAGCATCATTTCGGCGGCGTTGATTACCGGCATCCGGTCTGACTTGCCCGGGCAGATAACCGCTCAGGTCACCCAAAATGTCTATGACAGTCCAACGGGGCGAATTTTACTGATTCCGCAAGGGTCGCGGCTGATTGGCGAATATGATGCCGATGTCACCTTTGGTCAAAACCGAGTTCTGTTGGTTTGGGACCGGTTGATCTTGCCTGATGGGCGCTCGCTCGTCCTGAACCGACAACCCGGTGCAGATACGCGCGGATTTGCCGGACTGCAAGACCGCACCAATTATCATTGGGGTAATGTTATCAAAGCCGCGCTGATTTCTACGCTGCTTGGAATTGGCGCAGAAACCGGGTCGGGTAGCGATCATAATCTTACTCGCGCTCTGCGCCGCGGGACACAGGATGGTGTTAATCAGGCGGGACAAAAGATCGTATCGCGCGAACTGGATATAAAACCTACACTAACGATCCGCCCCGGCTTTCCGGTGCGCGTGATTGTGACGCGAGATTTGGTGCTCGCGCCCATTGGAGAGCGGCGATGA
- a CDS encoding NADPH:quinone reductase, giving the protein MRSVQYGKIGEASEVLSLVDMPMPAPNAGEVLVRLKASGVNPSDVKVRGGHIPSAWPFPRTPHSDGAGVIEAVGKGVNPDRIGQRVWIYNAAWGRTTGTAAEFVVVPEDFIAALPDRIPFEVGACLGIPASTALHALTLNGDLHGKNVLIAGGAGCVGHYAIQFARRLGAARILTTVSSPEKAELALSAGADVAINYQQDDTLRVIQGATEGHGVDLIVEVDLSTNVDLDVAALAKEGRVVAYGSSEREFKVPFSKSILKNIGFDFFILYHLTKARRREISEGVNELISTDGIIHNIASVFPLESIVQAHELVETGHAVGNVALNI; this is encoded by the coding sequence ATGAGATCTGTCCAATACGGAAAAATCGGTGAAGCATCAGAGGTGCTGTCCTTGGTGGATATGCCAATGCCAGCCCCAAATGCGGGCGAGGTTCTCGTCAGGCTGAAAGCTTCAGGGGTAAACCCATCGGACGTCAAGGTCAGAGGCGGGCATATACCTTCTGCTTGGCCATTCCCCCGTACACCACACAGTGACGGTGCAGGAGTAATCGAGGCTGTTGGCAAAGGTGTTAACCCTGATCGAATCGGCCAGCGTGTGTGGATATATAACGCTGCATGGGGTCGCACTACTGGCACTGCGGCTGAATTCGTTGTCGTGCCTGAAGATTTTATAGCAGCCTTGCCTGACCGCATACCATTCGAGGTAGGTGCCTGCCTGGGTATCCCCGCATCGACTGCTTTGCACGCACTCACCTTAAACGGAGACCTTCACGGGAAGAACGTATTGATTGCTGGCGGCGCGGGCTGCGTCGGACATTACGCAATCCAGTTCGCTCGGAGGCTTGGGGCTGCTCGAATACTGACCACGGTCAGTAGCCCTGAAAAAGCTGAACTGGCTTTGTCCGCAGGCGCGGATGTAGCCATTAATTATCAGCAAGACGATACGCTGCGCGTGATCCAGGGCGCGACCGAAGGACATGGAGTCGATCTTATCGTAGAAGTGGACCTTTCTACTAACGTCGATCTTGATGTTGCTGCGCTGGCAAAAGAAGGCCGCGTAGTCGCTTACGGCAGTTCCGAACGTGAGTTCAAGGTGCCGTTCTCAAAATCCATCCTGAAGAATATCGGGTTCGATTTCTTTATTCTCTATCATTTGACCAAGGCGAGACGTCGAGAGATTTCGGAAGGAGTCAACGAGTTGATTTCGACGGACGGAATCATTCACAATATCGCGAGCGTGTTTCCACTGGAATCCATCGTTCAGGCGCATGAACTTGTCGAGACCGGCCATGCTGTCGGCAACGTCGCACTTAATATTTGA
- a CDS encoding DUF2274 domain-containing protein, translating to MTKLKLDDVIEDKPVKMTIEFPAEIYSDLLDYATVISADKKEAKRKPEKLVVPMISRFMATDRALAKARRAVQKASGAG from the coding sequence ATGACCAAACTCAAACTGGATGATGTGATTGAGGACAAACCGGTCAAGATGACCATTGAATTTCCCGCAGAGATATATTCTGATTTGCTCGATTATGCGACCGTCATCAGTGCGGATAAAAAGGAAGCTAAACGAAAGCCTGAAAAACTGGTGGTTCCGATGATTTCAAGATTTATGGCAACGGACCGGGCTTTAGCTAAAGCACGGCGCGCAGTTCAGAAAGCTTCGGGAGCGGGATAG